The Vicia villosa cultivar HV-30 ecotype Madison, WI linkage group LG1, Vvil1.0, whole genome shotgun sequence genome includes a region encoding these proteins:
- the LOC131656842 gene encoding uncharacterized protein LOC131656842, whose amino-acid sequence MVLEHGISLDGEDAMHFNFIDDMNPRRLYQFLCRLARTKHGGEACENGADQKKKEECASVKIVEKGKKNGVVNKSSEEDAKNKDILKEEASEAIARFFYDNAILPKMVESKEFIAMCGMISRLGVGYEPPSSVEISERCLAKTKSADKALEEHRAVWKTRGCTIMVDAWTDKNKRSILNLFANSIKGASFLKSIDATDMLESETPFKLFKMMDDIVEEVGEENVAQIVTDNTPFYKAAGEMLMEKRTKLYWTPCVTHCIEMILEDYEKKIPIYEKTIAKGKRITNFIYSRNSMVSLLHRFTKGMDLVKPSITRCATSYLTLDCLYENKVALRKMFISKEWRSSQFAKTSVGQSVEDVVFDKEFWKNILICLKGAGPLIEVLRLVNSIEEPATGFIYEAMEQAKEEIRSHLFIESFMLLKIIDERWDQQHLNPLHAAAYFLNPQYHYCIGLRDDDNIITRSLHQCITRMVGSPEERAKIEIQLDDFEKRINLLGDPLAAMKASYETPSVWWADFGGGLPELQSLALRVLSLTCSSYGSEINQSAFKMVCAKRRNLLSQEAGNSKLGEKRQDRGSVELNLNDDGDIEGLDADDLGYDMISDLHGEYANGDEDQT is encoded by the exons ATGGTTTTGGAGCACGGCATTTCACTTGATGGAGAAGATGCAATGCACTTCAATTTTATTGATGACATGAACCCCCGCCGGCTCTACCAATTTCTTTGTCGTTTGGCCAGAACAAAACACGGCGGTGAAGCTTGTGAGAATGGTGCTGATCAGAAGAAGAAGGAGGAGTGTGCTTCTGTCAAAATTgttgaaaaaggaaaaaagaatggTGTGGTTAATAAGAGTTCTGAAGAAGATGctaaaaataaggatattttGAAAGAGGAAGCTTCTGAAGCCATTGCTAGGTTTTTCTACGACAATGCCATACTGCCCAAGATGGTAGAGAGTAAGGAGTTTATTGCTATGTGTGGTATGATTTCAAGACTCGGCGTTGGATATGAGCCACCGTCTAGCGTTGAGATTAGTGAAAGATGTTTGGCGAAAACAAAGTCGGCAGATAAAGCTTTGGAAGAACACAGAGCTGTATGGAAGACAAGAGGGTGCACGATAATGGTTGATGCATGGACTGACAAGAATAAGCGATCCATACTAAACTTGTTTGCGAACAGTATAAAGGGAGCATCCTTTTTGAAGTCTATTGATGCAACTGATATGTTGGAATCGGAGACGCCTTTCAAACTCTTTAAGATGATGGATGACATTGTTGAAGAGGTTGGAGAAGAAAATGTTGCCCAAATTGTGACGGACAATACACCATTCTATAAAGCTGCTGGTGAGATGTTGATGGAAAAGAGGACTAAGTTGTATTGGACACCTTGTGTAACACACTGCATTGAGATGATATTGGAAGACTACGAGAAGAAGATTCCGATATATGAAAAGACAATTGCAAAGGGTAAAAGAATTACAAACTTTATTTATTCGAGGAATTCTATGGTTTCTCTATTGCATAGGTTCACAAAAGGAATGGATTTAGTGAAGCCAAGTATTACTCGCTGTGCCACGTCCTACTTAACTTTAGACTGTCTCTATGAGAACAAGGTAGCTTTGAGAAAAATGTTCATATCCAAGGAGTGGAGGTCCAGCCAGTTTGCAAAAACAAGTGTTGGACAATCTGTTGAGGATGTGGTTTTTGACAAAgagttttggaaaaatattttgatttgtttAAAAGGTGCAGGTCCTTTGATCGAAGTGCTTCGTTTGGTGAATTCAATCGAAGAACCAGCCACCGGTTTTATTTATGAGGCAATGGAGCAAGCTAAAGAGGAAATAAGAAGCCACCTTTTCATTGAAAG TTTTATGCTTCTGAAAATCATTGATGAAAGATGGGACCAACAACATCTCAACCCTTTGCATGCAGCAGCCTATTTTCTCAATCCTCAATATCACTATTGTATTGGACTTAGAGACGATGATAATATCATTACGCGTAGTCTACATCAGTGTATAACCAGGATGGTGGGCAGTCCAGAAGAAAGAGCCAAGATTGAAATTCAACTGGATGATTTTGAAAAACGGATAAATCTTTTGGGTGATCCTCTTGCTGCAATGAAAGCTAGTTACGAGACTCCATCAGTTTGGTGGGCTGATTTTGGAGGTGGACTACCAGAGCTCCAAAGTCTTGCGCTTCGTGTATTAAGTTTGACATGTAGTTCTTATGGATCTGAGATTAATCAGAGTGCTTTCAAGATg GTATGTGCCAAGAGAAGAAATCTTTTGAGTCAAGAGGCTGGTAATTCAAAATTGGGTGAGAAGAGGCAAGATAGAGGATCAGTTGAGCTAAATCTGAATGATGATGGAGATATTGAAGGTTTAGATGCAGACGACTTGGGTTATGATATGATTTCTGATTTGCATGGCGAATATGCTAATGGAGATGAAGATCAAACATAA